The region GTGAAAATCATTCTAAAGGAAGCAGAGACACACCTGTGGTGTAACCAACCTTCGAGGAAGAAGTTCTTCATGCTGCCTTGCACAGAATTCCCAAGATAATATCTGTCCAAATTAAAAAGCAGGAGgtcattattatataaaaaagattcaaatagaaaatatactagactataaaaacaattttgtaacctTCAAATCTTGAGTGAATATGATGCGAAGTTGACCTTCACGAACAACTCGAAGCTGCTCATATACACTCTCTTGAACTGCTTTTGCATATTCTAACATCATTGCACCAGAAGAAAATCTTATTTCACGTGGCAAGTCCAGAAACAAAAGTTCATCAATCACTCCGCCaccaaatttgatttcattaagtCTAGGTAATACTTCATAAGTTGCCTCTgtaacaaaatccataatgaacaTATTAGATTATAAGATTTACatcagaaattaaaagaaacagcATGCTATAGCTTACAGATACATGCAACGCACAAATTGTGCATCTGCCACTATTGCACCCTAAGAAATGACACCAGCCTATTAAAGGTTGCaattagtttagtttattttttatgactTAAAGGTTAAAGCTAAGTAACAACAATGAAGAATGTGATCACAGGCCACTGGTCATTGGTCAGCACTGACTTCAGTAGCAAAACAAGCGAAATACTAAATGgaattttttaatgaaactaAATTTCCATAATAACATACTACTGTAGAACCACAACACAAGGAACAGTTTTGTTGGTTTGGTTTATAAAGCAGTTTGCTTtctatttgttttcaaaatcttTACAGTTTAGTCCCTCTTAGTCCCTATAACTCTGCACAACAGAACTGTAATTTTTCATCCCTAAAAGATGTGCAGTGGTCAAATTGAGTACTTGCTAAATGTAGGGACTAACACATAAAGATTGTGTGGCTATAAAGACCAATTGAATATTTAATCATCACAACTATGTCATTTTTTCACTGTTTTCTGCTTTCAGAAAGTGGTATAGGAAATTAGGAAAACAACAAAACTCCAATCTATAGTTTCTTCCATAAATCTTGGAAACAGGAAATAAAGTGACACTTCTGTGATTACTTATGAGAACAggaataaatgaataaaaactcCAACCATACAGGCTACAATATTTCCTTTTACAAATACTTACCAAATCCCCTTCCAGATTTACAACCACATATGTCGCATTGCCATGCATCCTGAACAAAGAAAAAATCCATATCAATGTATGCACTCATCGAAGATGTAATAGAACTAACagattaaaagggaaaattggCGTAGacctaaataaaaaagaaaacaaatgcaataatttgaaatataactGAGTTGGCAAATTGGCagcattctttgagttgtcAACAATTACATGATCACGTAATACAATCAATAAAGAGTTTGAAtggaatattttataaatgattatcAGCAAATATTAAGGCATCGCCCCATTTATTATGCAAACAAGACATACCAGTCAAGGATAAATAAAAAGTGCAAAGATTTACCGTAGCTGCTTGGGGGAAAACACCAAGTGCATGATGGCCAACATTGTTATATAACGACAAGCACCACCGTTTCTTTGCACGAGGAGAGTAATATTCAGCCACAAATTTTCTCCAATAAGCAATACTATTATCCtgaaaaaaaacagaaaaaattcaaaagagaGTAATAACTGATGtagaaattcaaaaataccCAAAGCATAAAACAATGTGCTCACATATAATTAAGTTCCTgaaagaaaaaggaataaaCTTTATAAAGAAAACAAGAACTGGACAGATGATGTAGTTAATATAGATTTGACACTCTGATAGGTCATCACATGCAGCAAATAAGCAACTCACATTTGGCCGTTGCCTTTGATGATAGAGATATTGCATCAATCGACGAGCACAAACCCCACTGACACCATTGTCGCCTGGGCGCTTGACAGCAGAAGAGGGCTGCATCACTTGTTGCTGTAATTGCTGCCTATATtgcatttgttgttgttgtagttgttgctgttgttgatgttgttgctGCAAGTGCATTCGCTGTAATTGGGGCATTGACTGAAAGATTTGTTGCTGTCTCAGTCTCTGGTGTTGTTGAAATAAAGCCTGTAACTGTGGATTTCGACCCTGCAATTGCATGGAATCTTGTCTCTGAAGAATCTGTTGCATAacctgctgctgctgctgctgcattATATCTTCCTGTTTGATATCCATTCTAGGTTTTTTGGACAGCTGAGATACATTATTTGGATCATGAATGAAAGATCCAGGGACATGTGCACCCATATGAAGGGAAGACGGACCAGTTTGAGACGCAGGCAACGATGTAGCACTTGCAGCACCCTGCAGCTGCTGCTGATTCTGCTGCAATTGTTGAACATTATGATCTTGATGAGAGCTCTGCTGTACTACAGAGGAACCATCGATCACTGATGAGCCTGAAATACTAATATTGTTTGACGTAAATGACATGGGTGAGGCAGGTAATCGTAAGTATGAGTCCGCGTTAACACTGGCACTTCGCTGCAAATGGGGGCCACCAGAGAGAGCAGAATTTGCATCTGTGACTAAAGAACTAGCTCCAACACTTGGTGCAGAGTTTGCTACACTGTTCAAAACTACATTATTCATATCACCCGAAACCGGACCCAGGTTTGTTCGACGGGCTCCCGTAACTGTGCTAGATGAGTTAACAATAGATGAACTTAAGTGAGTGTTAACTACACTCTGTGACTGCCCATCTCCTTGAAAGAAAATTCCAGAATGTGAAGATGATTGGGTTAAGCCTCCTGTCACCCGCGAAGGTGTCATGGAGGTCATCCCCCCTTGGTGACTGCAGTTTGTGTAGCTCTCCAGAGCCAAGCCTACTGGTATTTAAAATAGTCTAAAATAGCTCATGTACTCTACGTAACAGACAGATTGCGTGTGAACTCCTGATAGTATTTCTTCTATCTTTTCTTAAATATCCAAGCTTCACTCTATTCCAAAACCTTTTACCAAACCCAATAACTCCGGTTGAACCAAATGCATCCAGAATTGTTCTTCCTTCTGAACTCTGACAATTGCTGTTTTAAATCtaacaacaaagaaaataacacaTACATATTAATTAGTACATGGAAAACTCCAGCTAAATCAAATGAAAACGACCAAACAAGACCTGGCATGATTTTTAAAACATGCCCGCAAATTGACCAACACCCTTTTCCAGAAAGATAAATCACAAACCAATAATCCCGTACACCAAATCCTTTTTCTAACCGCTTTATCTGCTCTTAAGAGAGGAATTCGCTTCGAAGAAAAAAAGTAAGGtaacaattaaaaatagaaagatatCTAAATCCTCTCGCTTTATTTTCTCATCAGAGCTATGAATACTCACTTTAAGAACCCAAAGCCATCAAAAGATCAATATcgtaatgataaaataaaatccaataCTCTAAATTCACATATTCAAAAGCCCTAAAACCCCAaatcaaattcaagaacataaCAAAGGAACCAAAAAGAACAAACTAGAACCCCAATTCCATTCCTGCACACAATAATTAACAACCATCAACAAACTGCGAAGTGACAAAAATACAAGAATGACAACCAAACAATAGAAAACGCAAACCTTAAAGCTAACACcacaaaaatcaaaatgaaaatagcAAATAATTTACAATTCTCTTCACGAATTTAAAATACAGAAAGAAAGAATTCACTCCAAGATCGATCAGTAactgaaaatttgaaaaacaacaaTGAAGCTTTCAGAACAGCTCAGTGCAAAAACGAATCGTTCGGAACTACTCACAGCGAAACCGCGagctgaaaaaaaaacaagCCAACGGAAGCGCAGTGAATTGGAATCGCAGAGaataagaaaagagaaaaaaagaaaaaaaaaaaaggatgtgAAAATCGGAGAGAGAAGAGTTTATAAGAATGTGGGAATGACCGGTGAACCGTTCACGCGCTATCTTTCACCTGCAGTGGCAGGTTACGATTCAGACACGTGTCACCAAAGTGACTGTGGTGATAGTCGGTGATAAATCCGCAGCCGCTTCGAGACCTATTGCTGACGTGGCGAGTATCAGTTGGAAGAGAGACTTTAGCATGAGAGAACCTGTGTGTAGGTTATTTCACTCCCCATCCATTGTTTAGTTTTTGTAATTTGGAGTCTAAAAGTCGTTTAGTGTCTTATCTTTAATGGTGTTTATCATAATCTTTGTGggatttaagaaaaataaaatctaaacaGATTAATTCTCATTTTAAGTggcttaaatatttttcaaaaaatttaaataatctgagaaaaaaaacaaactcgTGTATTGATTCGGGTTAGGCGTACAcatttaaagatttattttggaaaaaagtTGTATTCAAAAAACCCATGTAATTATATCATGGCATTTTAACTTAATCGGATTTTTAGAAGACATTGTAAGTCCATTTTTTTCTACTCTAAAGAGGTTTGGATTTTGCTTTTTCGAAGGTCCAAAGCCAACCCATTAAGAACCTTCAGAACTCTCACTCAGCCTCACTCACTCtcattttgttcttttctaAAACTGTTCCTCTCCctcactctcttttttcttccaACAAAGACTCTACTATGTTCCCTCCAATTTTTTAAGTAACCTTCCAACCTCTTTTACTTTCCGTTTTCAGCTCCTGAACTCTGGTTTCACTTTAACCGTTGCCTTAATCTCGTTCCACTTTAACTGTTGCCTTAATCTCGTTTTCGTCCATATGCTTTTGTTTGAGCTCTTTAAGTTTCCTGGTACATCACTACGTCTCCTTCTTCTTAAGCTTCTTTTCACacaaaggtaagggaagctaggttttGTATGTCTTAAGTTATTTTGCATGCTTTAGTCTGTTTCACGTCTTAATAATTTGAATGATGATGTTGGTTGTGTAAAAGTGTCTGGTCTGAGTTCTGGGTGTTGTTGTGGCTCGTTTTTCTGCCTTGAATGCGCGAACAATGAAGAAACCTGATAATCTTGCCCAACCGAgtaggtctcgcctaagcgagagtatcaaAAATCCTCCAGGCTTTTGCTCGAAACTCTAAAGAATCAGTTAGTCTCGTAGAGCATATtgattcaagtggtgagagtaacgGGAGACCTTAGTCTTTggcttagatgtttgaaggttaaccttgtgtgtggtagggtgaaatccATTGGCAATAGACCTACAAAGCAGTcaaggccaccacaagtgtaagCATCCAGAGAATTTgatcttattatatgtatttggataattgagtcttagagtcctgtttgtttgctatcacatgattAAGTGCCTACTATGTTCcatgtttataatatttgtaagTATCTGCTTGCTATAACATGTTCAAATTATTTGTAAGTATGTGAAGTGTAGCCAAACTTGGATTGAATCTCATTCCTTTGAGTACTCATTGAAGGCACCGTTGCCTATGTAATATTTTGCTCTATGAGCAAGCCTTTTGGATAACTGTCCAACCTCAAATTTCAGTTTAGTTCATGATATCGTGATGTGCCTTATAGATTGTTCATCTCAAATGCTcttctaatattatatttatgtgatATTTATTTAGTAGAGTTATTCTATTTAGATAGGaggttatatatattatataaaaataattcatgtataacaattaaaaataaagttaaatataattttatcacttaactttaaaattgaaattaatttttctttttagttttatattaaattagccatccatttttataaaagaggaatttagtcctctatatttaactttatttttaattattatacattaaatttgtttacataatatatttttccagTTACTTAGttgaaaaattgattataataaaaatgtttttagttttagatgaaaattgaaactatttacattttaaaatttggattaaCAGTCCTCCATTTTTAGAATACTGGATCTagctttaataaaaatatgttaaatgaaagtatcaaataaattaaataaaaattatttaaaataataaaattaacacatttttaaaattagaatctaagaatcaaaatttataaaataaattaattctatcttttactaaaagtttaggaaaatattatttgttttatttaaatatattagacTTTTAAATCTTATATATCATATTCCCAACTAATAACTATTCAATTCAATTGGTATTTTGGTTTAGTCGGTTGTGATTatgctaaaaattaaattaaattaaattcattcaatttggattagaaaaattatttttcattttttaagtaatttttcattttttttaattttttatattacaaaatcacttataaaatattacgtaaaaaatatatgagaaaaaaaatgttaaaacataATTGTCAAAAGTTGTAGATAAAGAGggaaaatatatgtattatatgtgtgtgtttttttacctgtattcacttttttaaacaaaaataataataaaattattattattattattataaaaattagataaaataactttataattttgtgtaatttttatgtgttttgtaggttatttttaattaaaaaattggttaaatttttaaaaaacaatcaaattaaaaaaatgattcaatttaaataaagtttcacctaaaaaataatattgataaaatcattattttaatttaaaatataaaattaaaaaaaaatattagataacaaaaaagaaaatccatTATATATTGGTATAGTATATTTTACCTggaaaatatattgttataaaagtatttatagCGGTGAAGTGACGGTTTACGCCGGTCACATAGTATCAGGTCACATGTTCAGTAGAGATTTAGCGGATCAGAACGCAACCGTTTATAAACCTGATTAATGACGTGgcatctttttgtcaggtaGCTCTTTCCAATATTAAGAGAAACAGTGTGTAGGTGATCATAGCTCCGAAATGAATTTGGTTCTTAAATTATAGAGGAAATTGAATTCCAACACAATGGCTTTTTTTCTTATCCGAACACAGAACTATCAtgaatatattgaaattattacttaaataaaaacaacttaaatttaactaatttatcTGCTTGTACAACTTTAcattaatcttttttaattgaactatttttttatattataaactaataatttaattagaatttataaataatgtatttttttcacATTCACATCTAATCAAGAATTGACAtgtgtttaaaaatattattttttataaaataattactataaaaaTCTATATTCCCACCCAGTCAACtaaattaatatcaaatgtACTTTCAATTGCAACTTCATTGTCAAACTAAATATCAATACCAACTCGTTAACCAAAGACACGAGTGTTGAGCTGCTTGTATCAACAATCggtttataataaatattttaaaatcataatttctaattagtagataataataaacattaaaaacacgtgaaattagattaaaatcaaatatttttaaaatatagtattaTCATCTCACtagtaaaacattaattaacttctaatgttattcttatatattttaattactgtataaatttaataaatctcAGTTTCACTTAAGATTCAAATTTTCCTTACAAAAAAGTATGTATATTACAAGGttggttttcattttgaaaacattatttgAAACTAATAAGTATCCCACTATTACACaagtttagaaataaataaatgaaatattaaaaatagtttcaaaaactattcaattattttaattaataataaagatataaattaaaatagtcaAGTTGAAAGATAATATTTCTAGAGGTCATTCTTTAACTGGAAATGGTTTCGAAACTtctatttcatatattttagaaattttcaatcatttttttataaaattttaaataaaaactcaCTACTAGAATCTTTCATATTACATAggttttttcttgcaaatttgttaaaaagatttacaagaaaaaacttttttttgccattttttttaagaatattaattggcagtaattataattattttctacaaaattataaaattcgcaagtatctCCTActaaatttgttgtgaaaagtgtttgtaaaaaatattttacaaaaaaattagtagcaattttatttttacaataaaatttgtaagtattttttacaaaaaaaatttaaaacaaaattgataagaaatataatttttttaatagtaattaatgtaattaatcTCATTTTAaactatacttaaaaaaaaactatatattaaagattaattttacgTTAAGAACGGTATTaaagactaattctaattttcattataagttgaaggacaaaaatatatttattcttaattttaaatatttttagctAAATTCAAATGACAAtacttttgattttaatttaaattacaacaTTTTGCGGATTCAACagtcaaaacataattttataaaaaagtcttaaatcttaaatataatGCATACAtgcaattattttttcactacaatattttatatattctcttatgttttttttcatacaaaacTGAACCAtctagtaaattttaaataggtacaataacatattatttttgtaaaaaattcagAATGTTTCTCTAATATGACATAATCCAATAAGAACAGTGGTTGCGCCAGATTACATTAGGCTACCAATTTGACGCGTAGTTTTCAAGGGTATACATGGCATTTAACAATTTTAGATGATGATGTTCTCTACTGAACCGTTGGATTGGAAGGTCGAAATCTGATTGGACACTAGAAAAGGGTGTACGGATTTTAATGTACGCACGGATGTGTTTTAGCATTCAGATATTTGTTTGCCACCATTGGTGTTTCTTCTACTATTGCCATAAGTGGTTAATGGATAGAGACGTGAAAAATATCAGCACGTGCAGGTGTGGCTGGTCTAACGTTGTCAATATTAAAAAGCATGATAAGATAAGATAAAACGTGgttgaattaatttattatcttactttttttttgcttaaattataatataagttttttctttaattcttaatttgattttttttttcatttatttctatTCTAATTCTCATACTTTTAAAACTTCACAATGTTgggttaaattttaattttataaacatgTAGTTCTTATTTTGCTTTAGTTGAATTTTACAGTTTACATGTTGGATCGTTACAACttctatataattatttatttatatatttattacatttttttaattaaaaaatgtaaaataaatcaatagtaattatattttcattgtgATTCATATATCACATAAATAGATTTTGATACATTATCTAATATAACATTAAACCAACTATGATAAATTTTTAGTTTAGAAAATAAgcataaaaaattacatttaaatcaCTATTATAGGAATTAcaagttatattataataatatagattGATTTGTCATAATTAATACCTTTCattagaaatatatttgaaatttaatcttatttttttatgtgatggttattattattttacgtattatttatagattaaatatatttttagtttttaaacttttagtaaaaattaaaattatttttttaaaattttcatctaaTTTAGTATTCTATTTTTCAAGATAATAcatattaaacataattatttttggttGCAAACTCACGTTACTCAGCAAAAATTGGTTTATCATTACCTATGTGATGACTTATTCAACTATGTTTGTAGAATCTAAAACAAATAGGCGAaagtttatt is a window of Vigna unguiculata cultivar IT97K-499-35 chromosome 4, ASM411807v1, whole genome shotgun sequence DNA encoding:
- the LOC114181707 gene encoding probable transcriptional regulator SLK2; the encoded protein is MTSMTPSRVTGGLTQSSSHSGIFFQGDGQSQSVVNTHLSSSIVNSSSTVTGARRTNLGPVSGDMNNVVLNSVANSAPSVGASSLVTDANSALSGGPHLQRSASVNADSYLRLPASPMSFTSNNISISGSSVIDGSSVVQQSSHQDHNVQQLQQNQQQLQGAASATSLPASQTGPSSLHMGAHVPGSFIHDPNNVSQLSKKPRMDIKQEDIMQQQQQQVMQQILQRQDSMQLQGRNPQLQALFQQHQRLRQQQIFQSMPQLQRMHLQQQHQQQQQLQQQQMQYRQQLQQQVMQPSSAVKRPGDNGVSGVCARRLMQYLYHQRQRPNDNSIAYWRKFVAEYYSPRAKKRWCLSLYNNVGHHALGVFPQAATDAWQCDICGCKSGRGFEATYEVLPRLNEIKFGGGVIDELLFLDLPREIRFSSGAMMLEYAKAVQESVYEQLRVVREGQLRIIFTQDLKILSWEFCARQHEELLPRRLVTPQVNHLVNVAQKCQSTIAESGADGVSQQDLQSKSSTVLTTGRQLAKMLELQSLNDLGFSKRYVRCLQIAEVVNSMKDLIDICDEQNVGAIESLKSYPLLTNASKLQMQKMQEMEQLASAHGLPTDRNTLNKLMAMNPGLNNQINNGQNVVNRGALSGSAHSAVLTNYQNLLMRQNSMNSSPGSLQREGSSFNNSNPSPSSSMQGAGPSLVPGSMQNSPVGGFPGSHQTLQQQLPLPQLLQQRTLSANGLLQQNHPQGSQGNQALQQQQQMIHQLVKEVSNNNGGMQSQPLVGPIANGNMAKNALGFGGNTPSISGGGSASVPRNNGPISRNNSFKTASNSDSSAAAGNSGFNPRTSDMPQSLHLQDVVQDIGHEFADNPFFNSDLDDDMGFGWKA